One region of Candidatus Nanopelagicales bacterium genomic DNA includes:
- the ftsW gene encoding putative lipid II flippase FtsW, translating into MIDTSVQEGPTLRDRLRTHPASIYYLMLGSTLFLLLLGVTMVWSASAIDSIRESGSSTGLVSKQALFAALGLVAMLFAAKLPVSTLRAAAWPFMGVTLALLVLVLVVGVSVFGQKNWLELGGPFRLQPSEIAKLAFIVWAAGVLARKRRDVMDWQTLLVPVVPVGGVLMFLVVAEGDFGNAMIIGVIMIGMLFAFGAPLRLFGWAAVVAAGGVVVVSLMAEHRIRRLTAFLDQDADTLDGAWQVTQGTYALGTGGWWGVGLGASREKWGSLPAAHTDFILPVIGEELGLFGTLAVLGLFAVLVYALLRLACVTSDLYVRLLGVGVGVWLMIQVITNVGAALKMLPITGVVLPLVSYGGSSLIPLLVGIGLLLGAARGHSRRGRSAGSGQLAADG; encoded by the coding sequence GTGATTGATACGTCAGTTCAGGAAGGGCCGACGCTGCGTGATCGATTGCGGACGCACCCGGCCAGCATCTACTACTTGATGTTGGGTTCGACTCTGTTCTTGCTTCTGCTAGGCGTGACCATGGTGTGGTCCGCGTCGGCCATCGACTCCATTCGGGAATCGGGGAGCAGTACCGGGCTGGTGTCGAAGCAGGCGCTGTTCGCCGCCCTCGGACTGGTCGCGATGTTATTCGCGGCCAAGCTGCCGGTGTCGACGCTTCGCGCCGCCGCATGGCCGTTCATGGGCGTGACGTTGGCGCTGCTTGTCCTAGTGTTGGTCGTTGGCGTTTCTGTGTTCGGTCAGAAGAACTGGCTTGAGCTTGGCGGACCGTTCCGGTTGCAGCCATCGGAGATCGCGAAGCTGGCGTTCATCGTGTGGGCGGCTGGAGTCTTGGCGCGCAAGCGTCGCGATGTCATGGACTGGCAGACCCTGCTGGTTCCAGTCGTCCCCGTTGGCGGGGTCTTGATGTTCCTGGTCGTGGCCGAGGGAGACTTCGGGAACGCCATGATCATCGGCGTGATCATGATCGGGATGCTCTTCGCCTTCGGGGCCCCGCTGCGACTCTTCGGGTGGGCGGCGGTGGTCGCTGCCGGAGGCGTGGTCGTGGTAAGCCTCATGGCGGAGCACCGGATAAGGCGCTTGACGGCGTTCCTGGACCAGGATGCCGACACGCTCGACGGGGCGTGGCAGGTCACTCAGGGCACCTATGCGCTCGGGACTGGTGGTTGGTGGGGAGTGGGGCTGGGCGCGAGCCGCGAGAAGTGGGGCAGTCTTCCGGCGGCCCACACCGACTTCATCCTTCCCGTCATCGGCGAGGAGCTGGGCCTGTTCGGGACGCTGGCCGTACTTGGGTTGTTCGCGGTGCTCGTATACGCGCTGTTGCGGCTCGCCTGCGTGACGTCTGATCTGTACGTCCGCTTGCTCGGCGTCGGCGTCGGGGTGTGGTTGATGATCCAAGTGATCACGAACGTGGGCGCGGCACTGAAGATGCTCCCGATCACAGGCGTGGTTCTGCCGCTGGTTTCGTACGGCGGCTCGTCGCTCATACCCCTACTCGTCGGAATTGGGTTACTGCTCGGCGCTGCCCGAGGACACTCCCGACGCGGGAGATCCGCTGGGTCCGGTCAGCTGGCAGCCGACGGATGA
- the murF gene encoding UDP-N-acetylmuramoyl-tripeptide--D-alanyl-D-alanine ligase has protein sequence MTLREISDITSGRLHQDDGAGEPVLGVVADSREVSPGDLFVAIAGDRVDGHDFVDQAMSLGARGVLAEREVPAPAVIVPDSLAALGQIASHVRGSLPEAKVVGVTGSSGKTTTKDLMASVMGWRGPVVAPVGSYNTELGLPLTVLTADAGTRTLVLEMGARGSGHVEYLCGIARPDVGVVLNVGSAHLGEFGSRANIAASKAELVGCLPPEGTAVLNADDNAVLAMRQMTTANVVTFGVSAGSDVRVVDVSLDDCARPTFDLEYRGKRAAVRLRLSGEHNVMNAAAAAAVGLSLGLPLSEVAQALGEAAPGKWRMQVQVTPGGVTVVNDAYNANPESMAAGLKALVSMARSRGVRCWAVLGEMRELGPGSAEAHDAIGRLAVRLDVPKLIAVGPGARAIHQAASHEGSWSGESAWVPDAASALGVLVEGLRPTDIVLVKASRAVGLEGVAEGLMADSEGRCGAS, from the coding sequence ATGACGCTCCGGGAGATCTCGGACATCACTTCAGGGCGACTCCATCAGGACGACGGGGCTGGTGAACCGGTCTTGGGCGTAGTAGCGGACTCGCGCGAGGTTTCACCCGGTGACTTGTTCGTCGCCATCGCCGGAGATCGCGTAGACGGCCACGATTTCGTGGATCAGGCGATGTCCCTCGGAGCTCGAGGGGTCCTAGCGGAACGCGAAGTTCCTGCCCCAGCGGTGATCGTGCCCGACTCGCTCGCGGCACTGGGCCAGATCGCGTCACACGTGCGTGGGAGCCTGCCGGAGGCGAAGGTAGTCGGTGTTACCGGATCATCCGGCAAGACCACGACAAAGGACCTGATGGCGTCCGTCATGGGATGGCGCGGCCCGGTAGTCGCTCCGGTTGGCTCCTACAATACGGAGCTCGGATTACCCCTTACTGTCTTGACCGCGGACGCTGGTACGCGGACTCTCGTGTTGGAGATGGGAGCCCGGGGGTCAGGGCACGTCGAGTATCTGTGCGGGATCGCGCGCCCGGATGTGGGCGTAGTGCTGAACGTCGGTTCGGCCCACTTAGGTGAGTTCGGTAGTCGCGCGAACATAGCGGCGTCCAAAGCGGAGCTGGTCGGGTGTCTGCCGCCAGAGGGCACAGCGGTCCTCAACGCTGACGACAACGCTGTGCTGGCGATGAGGCAGATGACCACGGCGAATGTAGTCACATTCGGCGTTTCGGCCGGAAGTGATGTCCGAGTCGTTGACGTGAGCTTGGACGACTGCGCGCGCCCTACGTTCGACCTGGAGTACCGAGGAAAGCGAGCAGCGGTCCGGCTGCGTCTGAGCGGCGAGCACAACGTAATGAACGCGGCCGCTGCCGCAGCCGTTGGCTTGTCGCTAGGTCTGCCTCTGTCGGAAGTGGCACAGGCTCTCGGGGAGGCGGCTCCTGGGAAGTGGCGGATGCAGGTGCAAGTCACGCCCGGCGGTGTGACCGTCGTCAACGACGCTTACAACGCGAACCCTGAATCGATGGCCGCCGGCCTCAAGGCGCTGGTTTCGATGGCGCGGAGTCGTGGAGTGCGGTGCTGGGCGGTGCTGGGCGAGATGAGGGAGCTAGGTCCAGGTTCGGCCGAAGCTCACGACGCCATCGGTCGCCTGGCGGTCCGGCTGGATGTTCCGAAGCTCATCGCAGTCGGGCCGGGGGCTCGCGCCATCCATCAGGCGGCCTCGCACGAAGGATCCTGGTCGGGTGAATCGGCATGGGTGCCAGACGCGGCCTCGGCACTCGGTGTCCTGGTTGAGGGTTTGCGACCCACGGATATTGTCTTGGTCAAGGCGTCGCGCGCCGTCGGCCTTGAGGGTGTAGCTGAGGGACTTATGGCTGACAGCGAGGGGCGGTGTGGCGCCTCTTGA
- the mraY gene encoding phospho-N-acetylmuramoyl-pentapeptide-transferase: MWRLLTLIILSGGLSVLVSLLGTPLLISRLRRRGYAQAIRQSTAEINYPAHDSKQGTPSMGGLAMILAILVGYLGTHAVFWSAPSASGLLALWLILGLAAVGLADDYLKIFKRRSTGVRARTKLIGQAFVAVTFALLSVQFPDANGITPASQAISFVKDTPLVLPVAIFVLWVWFLVTSTTNGVNLTDGLDGLATGAALASFVTYIVITGWQFGQSCGRSPVEACFEVRDPLDLTVLASACAGACFGFLWWNTHPARIFMGDTGSLALGGGIAALAILSRTELLLLLVGGLFVLVTASVILQVASFKLTRRRIFRMAPLHHHFELKGWPESLIVVRFWIIQGLFIGAAVTVFFAEWVVL, translated from the coding sequence GTGTGGCGCCTCTTGACGCTGATAATCCTTTCGGGTGGCCTGAGCGTCCTGGTTTCTCTTCTTGGCACGCCCCTGTTGATCAGTAGGTTGCGGCGCAGAGGGTACGCGCAGGCGATCAGGCAATCCACGGCCGAGATCAACTACCCGGCGCATGACAGCAAGCAGGGCACTCCGTCGATGGGCGGGCTGGCGATGATCCTGGCGATCCTGGTTGGGTACCTGGGCACTCACGCGGTCTTCTGGTCAGCGCCTTCGGCGTCCGGGCTACTCGCCCTGTGGCTCATTCTCGGCCTGGCGGCCGTTGGGCTCGCCGACGACTATCTGAAGATATTCAAGCGGAGGTCAACCGGGGTCAGGGCGCGCACCAAGCTGATAGGGCAGGCATTCGTGGCGGTCACTTTCGCCCTGTTGAGCGTGCAGTTTCCCGACGCGAATGGGATCACTCCGGCCTCGCAGGCCATCTCGTTCGTGAAGGACACCCCGCTAGTGCTTCCGGTCGCGATATTCGTGCTGTGGGTGTGGTTCCTCGTAACTTCCACGACCAATGGCGTGAACCTGACGGACGGGCTGGACGGGCTCGCGACCGGAGCAGCGCTGGCTTCCTTCGTGACCTACATCGTGATCACGGGGTGGCAGTTCGGCCAGTCGTGCGGGCGGTCACCAGTTGAGGCCTGCTTTGAGGTCCGCGATCCGCTTGACCTGACGGTCCTGGCATCCGCGTGCGCGGGTGCGTGCTTCGGCTTCCTGTGGTGGAACACTCATCCGGCCCGCATCTTCATGGGCGACACCGGTTCCCTGGCTCTTGGGGGTGGCATCGCCGCGCTGGCGATTCTCAGCCGCACCGAGCTTCTGCTGCTGCTGGTCGGGGGGCTGTTCGTGCTGGTTACGGCTTCGGTGATTTTGCAGGTCGCCTCGTTCAAGCTGACCAGGCGGCGGATTTTCCGAATGGCTCCTTTGCATCATCATTTCGAACTGAAGGGGTGGCCGGAATCCCTGATTGTGGTCAGGTTTTGGATCATCCAGGGTCTGTTCATCGGCGCGGCGGTGACTGTCTTCTTCGCCGAGTGGGTCGTGCTGTGA
- the murG gene encoding undecaprenyldiphospho-muramoylpentapeptide beta-N-acetylglucosaminyltransferase, translating to MSGAELLHVVLAGGGTGGHIEPALNLATQLRARRPDLRITALGTARGLEVDLIPRRGYDLELIPAVPLPRRPGRDAATLPVRLVRAVRATRDVLARLDADVVVGFGGYTSIPAYLAAWREHSPFVVHEANAKAGLANRIGARLTPFVAENYAGSLKGAVTLGCPLRPSIASLDRARCREDSRVSLGLDPDRSTLLVFGGSQGAERLNESVAGALPALLGAGIQVIHAVGQRNELPPTEPGYQPLAFIEHMDIAYAAADLAVCRAGAMTCAELTAVGLPAIYVPYAVGNGEQRFNAQPVVRAGGGLMVLDSEMNPDTLLRASLPLLREPARLEAMSSHASSYGIRDAAARLADMVEHAAGVI from the coding sequence ATGAGCGGTGCTGAGCTGCTCCATGTCGTCTTGGCTGGCGGGGGCACCGGCGGCCATATCGAACCGGCTCTAAACCTCGCGACGCAGTTGCGTGCCCGGCGCCCGGATCTGCGGATCACGGCTCTTGGGACAGCGCGGGGTCTTGAGGTGGACCTGATCCCGCGGCGCGGATACGACTTGGAGTTGATCCCGGCAGTGCCGCTGCCGAGGCGCCCGGGAAGGGACGCGGCCACGTTGCCCGTCCGCCTCGTTCGGGCCGTTCGTGCCACGCGCGACGTCCTGGCCAGACTCGATGCTGACGTCGTCGTCGGGTTTGGCGGGTATACGTCCATCCCGGCATACCTGGCGGCTTGGCGTGAACACAGCCCGTTCGTTGTCCACGAAGCCAACGCCAAGGCGGGTCTGGCGAACCGGATTGGCGCCAGATTGACCCCGTTCGTCGCGGAGAACTACGCGGGGTCACTCAAGGGAGCGGTCACTCTGGGCTGCCCGCTGCGCCCCTCCATAGCGTCGCTGGACCGTGCACGATGTCGTGAGGACTCCCGCGTGTCTCTGGGCTTGGATCCAGACCGCAGCACTTTGCTCGTGTTCGGCGGATCCCAGGGAGCGGAGCGGCTCAATGAGTCTGTGGCTGGGGCGCTGCCAGCTCTCCTGGGTGCCGGTATTCAGGTAATCCACGCGGTCGGGCAACGAAACGAGTTGCCGCCGACTGAGCCGGGCTACCAGCCTCTTGCTTTCATTGAGCACATGGATATCGCATACGCGGCGGCTGACCTGGCAGTGTGCCGGGCAGGGGCAATGACTTGCGCCGAGTTGACCGCGGTTGGGTTGCCTGCGATCTACGTCCCTTACGCGGTGGGAAACGGGGAGCAGCGCTTCAACGCGCAGCCCGTGGTTCGAGCCGGTGGGGGCCTGATGGTCTTGGACTCCGAGATGAACCCCGACACGCTGCTACGTGCTTCGCTGCCATTGCTGCGCGAACCAGCCAGACTTGAGGCCATGTCAAGCCATGCCTCGTCCTACGGAATCCGAGACGCGGCCGCACGTTTGGCGGACATGGTGGAGCACGCTGCGGGGGTGATTTGA
- a CDS encoding cell division protein FtsQ/DivIB, translating to MRSTINVLSQLIAEDEDPGDPQVKLSKPKRSRLRLAIYASLLALALVAIGWLGSWNSPIPVREVVVEGSDEASKAEILQVAALREGTRINEVDTDGIAERVVAISGIEQVDVEISRPWSIVIRVVQRHPFAVVAMDEGYSVIDEFGDEIRTARGAPKRLPVAQGDSEQMPLLLSILGELPEDFRRGIASAQIDKGGYAVLKLRQGGATVIWGSASQAEEKLAVLAALLPRKAKTYNVSVPERPAMTGSLDLPKENREPQALDRR from the coding sequence GTGAGATCCACAATCAACGTCTTGTCGCAACTGATCGCTGAGGACGAAGATCCAGGGGATCCTCAGGTCAAGCTCAGCAAGCCGAAGCGCTCAAGGCTGCGCCTTGCGATCTACGCGAGTCTGCTGGCCCTAGCCCTAGTAGCCATAGGCTGGCTAGGGTCGTGGAATTCGCCGATCCCTGTGCGCGAAGTCGTGGTTGAGGGGAGCGACGAGGCGTCGAAGGCGGAGATACTCCAGGTGGCGGCCCTGCGGGAGGGAACGCGCATCAATGAGGTCGACACCGACGGGATCGCGGAGCGGGTCGTTGCGATCTCTGGGATCGAACAGGTTGATGTTGAGATCTCCCGTCCCTGGTCGATCGTGATTCGCGTGGTGCAGCGGCATCCGTTCGCAGTCGTGGCCATGGACGAGGGCTACTCGGTCATAGACGAGTTCGGCGATGAGATCCGCACGGCGCGAGGCGCCCCCAAACGCCTCCCAGTGGCGCAGGGCGATAGTGAGCAGATGCCGCTGTTGTTGTCGATACTTGGGGAGTTGCCTGAGGACTTCCGGCGCGGCATCGCCTCAGCTCAGATCGACAAGGGCGGATACGCGGTCCTGAAACTGCGCCAGGGCGGAGCCACAGTCATCTGGGGGTCCGCAAGCCAGGCTGAGGAGAAGTTGGCGGTCCTAGCCGCGCTGCTGCCCCGGAAGGCGAAGACATACAACGTGTCTGTGCCAGAAAGGCCCGCGATGACCGGGAGCCTGGACCTGCCCAAGGAGAATCGGGAGCCGCAGGCCTTAGATCGACGTTGA
- a CDS encoding UDP-N-acetylmuramoyl-L-alanyl-D-glutamate--2,6-diaminopimelate ligase, whose translation MEQRPSVVARRIADAPSLCGTRSVEGLEVVVTGITHDSRRVRPGDLYVALPGARTHGARFCEQAETRGAVAILTDEAGARIGVPPGIPVIQVSRPRAILGDLSAWAYGNPADDLTMIGVTGTNGKTTTTYLLEAGLSAAGLLTGVIGTTGVHVGPDRWPSARTTPEAPDLHALLGVMRDARVTHVAMEVSSHALALGRLDGVVFDLAAFTNLSQDHLDFHASMQDYYAAKAGLFDPGRAESALICVDDDWGRRLASGCQIPARTYSLVADADWTIGDLEVAESGAWEGIAVGPGGVRTRLGSGLPGRFNQANALGALACCAALGIDLAVAADGIRECRGVPGRMEVVVTGDYCGIVDYAHSPDSVARAIETARHLSTGRVLVAIGCGGDRDSAKRGDMGRAAAAGSDLLVVTDDNPRSEEPGTIRAAVLDGVARVPSSSRPETVQIADRRAAIGFLVSRASRGDVVLVLGKGDESGQEVSGVVYPFDDREVLAELAAEGRNEA comes from the coding sequence ATGGAGCAGCGTCCTTCGGTGGTTGCCCGCCGGATCGCCGACGCCCCGTCCTTGTGTGGAACGCGGTCCGTGGAGGGCCTGGAAGTTGTGGTCACCGGCATCACTCATGACTCCCGTCGGGTGCGGCCTGGTGACCTGTATGTCGCGTTGCCTGGTGCGCGAACTCACGGGGCGCGGTTTTGTGAGCAGGCCGAGACTCGCGGCGCGGTCGCGATCCTGACCGATGAGGCGGGCGCACGCATTGGAGTGCCACCGGGGATCCCCGTCATCCAGGTGAGCCGACCAAGGGCGATTCTGGGGGACCTATCCGCGTGGGCCTACGGCAACCCCGCCGACGATCTGACGATGATCGGCGTCACGGGAACGAATGGCAAGACCACGACCACGTACCTGTTGGAGGCTGGCCTGTCGGCGGCGGGTCTACTCACTGGCGTCATCGGCACTACTGGCGTCCACGTCGGCCCCGATCGTTGGCCCAGTGCGCGCACGACACCAGAGGCGCCAGATCTTCACGCGCTGTTGGGCGTGATGAGGGATGCGCGCGTGACTCACGTGGCGATGGAGGTATCCAGCCACGCACTTGCGCTGGGCCGCCTTGACGGTGTCGTGTTCGATCTTGCCGCTTTCACGAATCTCAGCCAGGACCATCTGGACTTCCATGCCTCCATGCAGGACTACTACGCGGCCAAGGCGGGTCTGTTTGATCCCGGTCGCGCGGAATCGGCCCTGATTTGCGTTGACGACGACTGGGGTCGGCGGTTGGCGTCCGGTTGCCAGATACCGGCCCGCACCTACTCCCTGGTGGCCGATGCGGACTGGACCATCGGGGATCTTGAAGTCGCGGAGTCAGGAGCCTGGGAGGGAATCGCCGTCGGACCGGGCGGAGTTCGGACTCGGCTTGGTTCGGGCCTGCCGGGTCGGTTCAACCAAGCCAATGCACTTGGCGCCCTGGCGTGCTGCGCCGCCCTTGGTATCGACCTGGCCGTGGCCGCGGACGGGATCAGGGAATGTCGAGGGGTCCCAGGGCGCATGGAGGTAGTCGTAACCGGCGACTACTGCGGCATCGTGGACTACGCCCACTCCCCGGACTCGGTCGCGCGGGCCATCGAGACGGCCAGGCATCTATCTACCGGTCGCGTTCTCGTGGCTATCGGCTGTGGGGGGGACCGGGACTCGGCGAAGCGCGGCGACATGGGTAGGGCGGCAGCCGCTGGTTCTGACCTTCTGGTCGTGACAGACGACAATCCGAGGTCAGAGGAGCCCGGCACGATCCGCGCTGCCGTGCTTGACGGGGTCGCGCGAGTTCCCAGCTCATCCCGGCCGGAGACGGTTCAGATCGCTGATCGCAGGGCCGCAATAGGCTTCCTGGTGTCGCGCGCGTCGCGGGGAGACGTCGTGCTCGTGTTGGGCAAGGGTGACGAGTCAGGACAGGAGGTCTCGGGCGTGGTCTATCCCTTCGATGACCGCGAGGTTCTCGCGGAACTGGCCGCCGAGGGGAGGAACGAAGCGTGA
- the murC gene encoding UDP-N-acetylmuramate--L-alanine ligase, translating into MPTPEPRPGDLGRVHILGIGGSGQSGLARLMLDRGIAVSGSDVRDAARMRSLASEGVKVYVGHDAAHLGSGRESADTVIVTSVIAEDNPELVEARDRGLRILTRAQGLAIMIAGSRIVGISGTHGKTTTTSMITVCLNKCGADPSFAIGSEVHDLGSNAHTGSSDLFIVEADESDGAFMLMDPVAVAVTNVEPDHMNFWGTFDALEAAFDDFVALPAKNDGFSVVWCDEPASRALAARATDKGVNVLTYGESPDADYRVKILGSERAGYKFNVSREGESLGDVTLRVPGRHNALNATAALAICDGLGYDTSVVMRGLSEYAGARRRFEFKGEAGGVRVYDDFAHHPTAVHATLAAAREFVGSGRVIVAFQPLHYYRVAMFGREFGQALGLADELVILEVCGAGEEPIPGASGQSLVAKVPLPAGHVVFEPSWSNAPERLASLVRPGDIIMTVGPEDVALLGPEVLALLRERQEAQPGRDPR; encoded by the coding sequence ATGCCCACGCCGGAGCCGCGACCTGGCGATCTGGGGCGGGTTCACATCCTCGGAATCGGCGGGTCTGGCCAGTCCGGCCTGGCTCGGCTCATGCTTGATCGCGGCATTGCCGTATCGGGCAGCGATGTGCGCGACGCCGCCCGGATGCGATCGCTGGCCAGCGAGGGCGTGAAGGTCTACGTCGGTCACGACGCAGCGCATCTTGGATCAGGACGTGAGTCAGCGGACACCGTCATAGTCACCTCGGTTATCGCCGAAGACAACCCGGAGCTCGTCGAGGCCCGTGACCGAGGCTTGCGGATTCTGACGAGAGCACAGGGGCTGGCGATCATGATCGCGGGAAGCCGGATTGTCGGAATAAGCGGTACGCACGGGAAGACGACGACGACATCGATGATCACCGTCTGCCTCAACAAGTGCGGCGCTGATCCGTCGTTCGCCATTGGCAGTGAAGTCCACGACTTGGGCAGCAACGCACACACTGGCTCCAGTGATTTGTTCATCGTTGAGGCCGACGAAAGCGACGGGGCCTTCATGCTGATGGATCCCGTGGCGGTCGCGGTGACCAACGTGGAGCCGGACCACATGAACTTCTGGGGGACCTTTGACGCCCTCGAAGCAGCTTTCGACGACTTCGTCGCACTGCCGGCGAAGAACGACGGGTTCTCCGTCGTGTGGTGCGATGAGCCAGCCAGCCGGGCCCTGGCGGCACGCGCCACCGACAAGGGCGTGAACGTGTTGACCTATGGAGAGTCTCCCGACGCTGACTACAGGGTGAAGATCCTCGGCAGTGAACGCGCCGGCTACAAGTTCAACGTGTCGCGAGAGGGCGAGAGCCTCGGGGATGTGACGCTGCGGGTGCCTGGGCGCCACAATGCCTTGAACGCGACTGCCGCCTTGGCCATCTGCGACGGACTCGGCTACGACACTTCTGTCGTGATGCGGGGTCTTAGCGAGTACGCGGGCGCCCGGCGCCGCTTCGAGTTCAAGGGAGAGGCCGGGGGGGTGAGGGTCTATGACGACTTCGCGCACCACCCGACAGCGGTTCACGCCACGTTGGCGGCCGCGCGGGAATTCGTCGGGTCGGGGCGAGTCATCGTGGCGTTCCAACCGCTCCACTACTACCGCGTCGCCATGTTTGGCCGTGAGTTCGGTCAGGCGCTCGGACTCGCGGATGAGCTAGTGATCCTTGAGGTGTGCGGGGCCGGGGAGGAGCCTATCCCCGGCGCGAGCGGTCAGTCGCTGGTCGCGAAAGTGCCGCTTCCAGCCGGTCACGTCGTGTTCGAGCCCTCCTGGTCCAATGCGCCCGAGCGCCTGGCTTCGCTAGTCCGGCCGGGGGACATCATCATGACGGTTGGCCCAGAAGATGTTGCCCTACTGGGCCCGGAAGTGTTGGCGCTGCTACGAGAGCGCCAGGAGGCTCAACCTGGGCGGGATCCTCGGTGA
- the murD gene encoding UDP-N-acetylmuramoyl-L-alanine--D-glutamate ligase codes for MGRAVTLDLDGSPKWSAVRACVAGIGVAGFASAKALALAGASVIAVDRGTSAEHELLATRLRDVGAEVRLGDGDSLPEGVDLLVVSPGFPPNAPIIAQALKRGVEVWGELELAWRLRGPGAAPWLAITGTNGKTTTCLMLESMLRAAGHRAIAAGNIGVSLVGAVVRGGLDVIAVEVSSHQLPFWHTVSPLAAVCLNVSADHLDHFGTMDAYIATKARVFDRCQIAAVYNIADQATRRMAEAGALAPGCRVIGFGPRPPQPGQLGVVDDHLVDRAFGGSAADGVEIASLSDVRPFAPHNVANALAAASLARAFGIDEEAVGEGLRQFVPARHRMADLGMVGDVRFVDDSKATNVDAARTALMAQEPVVWIAGGTAKGQDFDELVRDCADRMRGVVLLGADRGLILEALRRHAPGIPVVEVRSTDTGAVGEVVAAAVDMAQPGDTVLLAPGCASWDMFDDYAQRGDRFAEEVVNLREARGESRD; via the coding sequence GTGGGTCGTGCTGTGACGCTGGATCTGGACGGCTCACCGAAGTGGTCGGCAGTGCGCGCGTGTGTGGCTGGGATAGGCGTCGCTGGATTCGCTAGCGCGAAGGCTCTGGCCCTGGCTGGGGCGAGTGTGATCGCGGTTGACCGCGGCACGAGCGCTGAGCACGAACTCCTGGCCACCAGACTGCGTGACGTTGGCGCGGAAGTTCGGCTCGGCGACGGTGATTCCCTTCCCGAGGGCGTGGATCTTCTGGTCGTCTCCCCGGGGTTCCCGCCAAACGCGCCAATCATCGCCCAAGCGTTGAAGCGCGGCGTCGAGGTCTGGGGTGAGTTGGAGCTGGCGTGGCGGCTCAGGGGACCGGGCGCTGCTCCTTGGCTGGCTATCACGGGAACGAACGGCAAGACAACGACGTGCCTCATGCTGGAATCCATGCTCAGGGCCGCCGGTCACCGGGCCATCGCGGCCGGCAACATTGGCGTGTCCCTCGTGGGCGCTGTAGTGCGCGGAGGACTCGATGTCATAGCTGTTGAAGTCTCCTCGCACCAGTTGCCGTTCTGGCACACGGTGAGCCCGCTGGCCGCGGTTTGCCTGAACGTCTCCGCGGACCACTTGGACCACTTCGGCACGATGGATGCGTACATCGCGACCAAGGCGCGAGTGTTCGACAGGTGTCAGATCGCGGCCGTGTACAACATCGCGGATCAGGCCACAAGGCGAATGGCCGAGGCCGGTGCGCTGGCGCCGGGGTGCCGCGTGATCGGGTTCGGGCCGCGGCCGCCCCAGCCTGGGCAACTCGGGGTTGTTGACGATCACCTCGTTGACCGGGCTTTCGGTGGCTCCGCCGCGGACGGGGTGGAGATCGCGTCGCTTTCCGATGTGCGTCCCTTCGCCCCTCACAACGTCGCCAACGCTCTGGCAGCGGCGTCATTGGCCAGGGCCTTCGGTATCGACGAGGAGGCCGTCGGTGAAGGATTACGTCAATTCGTCCCTGCGCGGCATCGCATGGCCGATCTGGGGATGGTCGGCGACGTCCGTTTCGTGGATGACTCCAAGGCGACCAATGTCGACGCCGCTCGGACCGCGCTGATGGCGCAAGAGCCCGTGGTGTGGATCGCTGGTGGGACCGCTAAGGGTCAGGACTTCGACGAGTTGGTCCGCGATTGCGCCGACCGGATGCGTGGCGTCGTCCTGCTCGGCGCCGACCGAGGCCTCATCTTGGAAGCTCTGCGACGACACGCGCCGGGGATACCCGTAGTTGAGGTCCGGTCGACGGACACTGGAGCGGTTGGCGAAGTCGTCGCGGCGGCGGTTGACATGGCACAACCTGGGGACACGGTCTTGTTGGCTCCAGGATGCGCGTCATGGGACATGTTCGATGACTATGCCCAGCGCGGAGACAGATTCGCCGAGGAGGTCGTGAACCTTCGCGAGGCCCGTGGGGAGAGCCGTGATTGA